The Lewinellaceae bacterium nucleotide sequence AGTAATCCCGGAATTAAGGAAAAGACACCCAAAACCACCAAAAACTTCATCGTCCGCATCAATTTACTTTTCATATTTTTCATCCAATATCCGGAAGTGATGTTCTAGGTGATAAACGGTAAAAAACAACATACTGTGTATCATTTATTCAATTATTAAAAACCGGCAAAGCGTAAAAAAATTGTTTCTGAACCACTAAAGTTAAGACTTTCATTCCTAATGAATTCATTCTTCCCGGCTTCTGTTCCCTTGAAACAGGAAAAAACAAATACGTTGTCTGAATTTTAACGGTGAACCTGTATATTTGCCCACAAAAATAAAAACTATGATCCAAAGAATTCAATCTGTTTTTTTGCTGCTGGCGACAGGATCGGCATTTGGCCTGTTTGGGTTGCCTTTTGCGAAGACTGACGTGGCAGTGGCCGGTTCATCATTATTCAGTGACCAAATTTACAACATTCTGGACGATACCGTGGTACTTGCATTGTTTTGTGCGGCGGGAATCCTTGCATTTTTGGCTATTTTTCTTTTTAAAAATCGTAATTTACAAAGCAGGCTTGCCCTACTTTCCATTTTGGTCATGTTAGGCGGAATTGGCTGGGCCATTTACCAATTCTCTCTGGATGCTGCTGCAAAGGGTGCTGAAGTTATTCATTATTCTGCAGGCATAACACTTCCTTTTCTGGGAATTATTTTTGCTGCGCTTGCCGCTCGATTCATTAAAAAAGACGATAAGCTCGTAAAGTCGATGGATCGTTTGCGTTGATTTTCCATTTGAATAAATATACCCGCCGGAATAATTTTCCAGGGAAAGCAGGATTTCATAATGAGATCCCACAGCATTAACCCTTGATTAAGCACATAAAAAAAGGCTCCTGTAAATTACAGAAGCCTTTTTTTTAACTACGCTAAATTGCGATTAAATTAATAAGCACGCTTTTTAGCAGAGTAGTTTATGATCAACTGTCCAGATCTTCTCAACTGCGTTTTCACGTCCTGAACAATACCCATAGTCACTTTTCCGTCAACACGCAGGGAAGAAGTGATTTTTCCATGGCTTCTTTCAGGAACTTTAATTTTGTGTTTTTCAAGAAAAAGCGGAATATCATGGATTTCGGAAATTTTATCCCCTAATTGCAACCTGGGTTTAGTACCATAAACCTTCTCAAATTGCACGGTAGGTTTACCGATATACAGATAATTAACCAGAGATTTTTCCTCGAGTTTGTCCAACTGAGTTGCCTGTGGTGTATTGACCTGAACCTTCAATTCGGCGTTTCTCATTACGGTAGTTACCATAAAGAAGAAAAGCAACATGAAGATAATATCCGGCAATGAGGCCGTAGAGATTGCAGGAGATGTTTTACCTCTTTTTTTAGAAAATTTTGGCATAACTTTTATTTTTTACTTATCTCAAAAATTGATAAGCCCGTAAAGAAAAAACCGATAGCTTTTCGACAAAAATGATACGGTTATTCTTCACCAAATGCAGTAGGTTCAGCCTCTGAAAGCACCATCGGGATTTCAGCCTTAATGGCTTTTTTCTTGGCCTGATCCAGATCTTCACTATAATGAATGTTGTACTTCCTCATACTAAGTTCATCCCAAAGTTCATCATAAGCTCCTTTTAGCTCATTGTACACTTCGAGATAAGTTTTGTAATTGGTCCCCCTGTCATTTTTGAGAGAAATAATGGCACGTGTCGGCTTTTCGGCCAAATCTTCACGCTGGAGTGGATTAGAAATAAACTCCTTTGCATTACGTCTCAAATTGGTGATACTCATCGGTTCACCTCTGACAAGCAACTGATTCTGAGCATTCACCAACACAGAATAAACGTTCCGTTTTTTCAACTGTGTAATATCGGGCTCTTCCTCTGACCAGGGAGGCAACTTCACCCTGATTCCCTTGTCCTCCGCTATGGTGGTAGTTACAAGAAAAAAGATGAGCAACAGAAAGGCAATGTCCGCCATAGAGCCGGCATTCACCTCATTAGTCATCCTGGTTCTACTGGATTTACTCATAATTAGTTTTTATTTAAAGAAGCCTGAAACTTCCGAATATACAAATGACACGGCAGCAGCAAGGATCAACACACCAGCAGTTAAAATACCGGCACTGATTCCCTTAAGGGTATTTGCGGTAAATATTGCACCGCTATCCTTAAATTTGTCAATGGCACCCACCAGGCT carries:
- a CDS encoding DUF4293 domain-containing protein, which produces MIQRIQSVFLLLATGSAFGLFGLPFAKTDVAVAGSSLFSDQIYNILDDTVVLALFCAAGILAFLAIFLFKNRNLQSRLALLSILVMLGGIGWAIYQFSLDAAAKGAEVIHYSAGITLPFLGIIFAALAARFIKKDDKLVKSMDRLR
- a CDS encoding biopolymer transporter ExbD; amino-acid sequence: MPKFSKKRGKTSPAISTASLPDIIFMLLFFFMVTTVMRNAELKVQVNTPQATQLDKLEEKSLVNYLYIGKPTVQFEKVYGTKPRLQLGDKISEIHDIPLFLEKHKIKVPERSHGKITSSLRVDGKVTMGIVQDVKTQLRRSGQLIINYSAKKRAY
- a CDS encoding biopolymer transporter ExbD, producing the protein MSKSSRTRMTNEVNAGSMADIAFLLLIFFLVTTTIAEDKGIRVKLPPWSEEEPDITQLKKRNVYSVLVNAQNQLLVRGEPMSITNLRRNAKEFISNPLQREDLAEKPTRAIISLKNDRGTNYKTYLEVYNELKGAYDELWDELSMRKYNIHYSEDLDQAKKKAIKAEIPMVLSEAEPTAFGEE